A window from Streptomyces sp. NBC_00271 encodes these proteins:
- a CDS encoding serine-threonine protein kinase, whose translation MADPAVSVSPYWELTFDADGDVDGRERDRLFAEVPRRGVRDLIVFAHGWNNDRSVATRLYSQFFAPVPGLAPHARLGYVGVVWPSMRFSDEPIPDFPRSVAAAVPADVPAAARAALDKDTRHALLEVFPGRATVVEQIARLLDQQPDEGASLEEFGRLVRLLVEVPPQGPQAAFAADTLAEGVPQGDSAMLFGDTATVCGEFAEALAGMTASGETFALPRPWDGARELLRQATYYAMKRRAGTVGERGLGRALGQLATAAPGVRVHLVGHSFGGRLVSFALRGLPEGVRTVKSVTLLQGAFSHYAFAASLPGDPRASGALHGLQSRVDGPLVCCYSHFDTALGTIYPLASRMADDDRSVLGLDLDPGHLLGARWGAMGHDGVQAVEGTKTFTLADALRAQLPVSGCVNVDACAVVNRGGPPSGAHSDICHRELAQVVLAAGRVR comes from the coding sequence ATGGCGGATCCGGCAGTCAGTGTTTCTCCCTACTGGGAGCTGACCTTCGACGCGGACGGGGACGTGGACGGCCGGGAAAGGGACCGGCTGTTCGCGGAGGTGCCCCGGCGCGGAGTGCGTGATCTGATCGTCTTCGCGCACGGCTGGAACAACGACCGTTCCGTCGCGACCCGCCTCTACAGCCAGTTCTTCGCGCCCGTGCCGGGTCTCGCGCCGCACGCGCGTCTGGGCTACGTCGGTGTGGTGTGGCCCTCGATGCGGTTCTCGGACGAACCGATCCCCGACTTTCCCCGGTCGGTGGCCGCCGCCGTCCCCGCCGACGTGCCCGCCGCCGCCCGCGCCGCGCTCGACAAGGACACCCGGCACGCGCTCTTGGAGGTGTTCCCCGGCCGGGCGACGGTCGTCGAGCAGATCGCGCGCCTGCTGGACCAACAGCCGGACGAGGGAGCCTCGTTGGAGGAGTTCGGACGCCTGGTGCGGCTGCTCGTGGAGGTACCGCCACAGGGACCGCAGGCCGCCTTCGCCGCGGACACGCTCGCGGAGGGCGTGCCGCAGGGCGACTCCGCGATGCTCTTCGGGGACACGGCCACGGTGTGCGGCGAGTTCGCCGAGGCGCTGGCCGGGATGACGGCCTCCGGCGAGACCTTCGCGCTGCCGCGGCCCTGGGACGGGGCGCGTGAACTGCTGCGCCAGGCCACCTACTACGCCATGAAGCGGCGCGCGGGCACGGTGGGTGAGCGTGGGCTCGGGCGCGCGCTCGGGCAGCTCGCGACCGCCGCGCCCGGGGTGCGGGTGCATCTGGTCGGACACAGCTTCGGCGGACGGCTGGTCTCCTTCGCGCTGCGCGGACTGCCCGAGGGCGTGCGCACGGTGAAGTCCGTGACCCTGCTCCAAGGGGCCTTCTCGCACTACGCGTTCGCGGCGTCGCTGCCCGGCGACCCGCGGGCGAGCGGCGCGCTGCACGGCCTGCAGAGCCGCGTCGACGGCCCCCTGGTGTGCTGCTACTCCCACTTCGACACGGCGCTCGGCACGATCTACCCGCTGGCCTCCCGGATGGCGGACGACGACCGTTCGGTGCTGGGGCTGGACCTCGACCCCGGACACCTCCTGGGCGCCCGCTGGGGCGCGATGGGACACGACGGGGTGCAGGCGGTGGAGGGCACGAAGACGTTCACGCTCGCCGACGCGCTGCGCGCGCAGCTTCCGGTGTCGGGGTGCGTGAACGTCGACGCGTGCGCGGTGGTGAACCGCGGCGGCCCCCCGAGCGGGGCCCACAGCGACATCTGCCACCGGGAGCTGGCCCAGGTGGTGCTGGCGGCGGGCCGCGTTCGATGA
- a CDS encoding penicillin acylase family protein gives MPRRTPRTAPDRQRTPRRFPKFLGAASICALIAALLSPLTQATAADSTTALAANDYCGGQCSDILPPGQNGNATLAQILLNQAFGIQPDHAEDQLGPYNNLASGAATLTDAKINDFFNDASFGVASDQVASTTAPGGRTDVTIVRDKKTGVPHITGTTRYGTEYGAGYAAAQDRLWLMDVFRHVGRGQLTSFAGGAPSNQGLEQEFWRNAPYTEADLQTQIDNAIANNGARGQQALADANAYIDGINAYIDASDSGRYFPGEYVLTGHKDSITNAGTIDHFKITDLVALASVIGSLFGSGGGGEVNNALSLLAAQSKYGVTEGTKVWESFRERNDPEAVLTVHNGESFPYASKPDTAQGEALPDAGSVAQEPLVYDRTGSAATATATSASATAAATTLTSAKRGMSNALVVSGKYTASGHPIAVFGPQTGYFAPQLLMLQEIQGPGLSARGASFAGLSMYVELGRGQDYSWSATTSGQDIIDTYAVELCQDDYHYLYHGTCTAMDKVERTNSWKPTTADGTAAGSYRMQVYRTKYGPVEYRATVGGKKVAYTTLRSSYMHEADSIIGFQMLNDPDYVKSPGTFQSAVQHINYTFNWFYADSSHTAYYNSGDNPVRATGVDAEFPVWAQAAYEWQNWNPTTNTASYTPPSAHPNSIDQDYYISWNNKQAKDYTTAPWGDGSVHRGNLLEDRVKKLVAAGGVTRSSLTKAMADAALADLRAEDVLPKLLKVINSSTVTDTTAAAAVTKLSDWVTAGAKRKETSAGSKVYANADAIRILDAWWPLLVKAEFQPGLGTDLYTAFSNNLPIDESPSAAHGPTGAHAGSSFQYGWWSYVDKDIRAVLGESVQGGLSQKYCGGGSLSACRDALISTLKTAAGLTAAQVYPGDDQCSAGDQWCADSIVQRTLGGIKHGKITWQNRPTYQQVVEYTSHR, from the coding sequence ATGCCACGACGCACCCCACGCACCGCACCCGACAGACAGAGAACTCCCCGCAGATTCCCCAAGTTCCTGGGGGCGGCATCCATCTGTGCTCTCATAGCCGCCCTGCTGTCCCCGCTGACCCAGGCGACGGCCGCCGACAGCACGACCGCGCTCGCCGCCAACGACTACTGCGGCGGCCAGTGTTCCGACATCCTCCCGCCCGGTCAGAACGGCAACGCCACCCTCGCCCAGATCCTCCTCAACCAGGCCTTCGGCATCCAGCCCGACCACGCCGAGGACCAGCTCGGCCCCTACAACAACCTGGCCTCGGGTGCCGCCACGCTCACCGACGCCAAGATCAACGACTTCTTCAACGACGCGTCCTTCGGGGTCGCCTCCGACCAGGTCGCCTCCACCACCGCGCCCGGCGGCCGCACCGACGTGACGATCGTCCGCGACAAGAAGACCGGTGTGCCGCACATCACCGGCACCACCCGCTACGGCACCGAGTACGGCGCCGGGTACGCCGCCGCCCAGGACCGGCTGTGGCTGATGGACGTCTTCCGGCACGTCGGCCGCGGCCAGCTGACCTCCTTCGCAGGCGGGGCCCCCTCCAACCAGGGTCTGGAGCAGGAGTTCTGGCGCAACGCGCCCTACACCGAGGCCGATCTGCAGACCCAGATCGACAACGCCATCGCGAACAACGGCGCCCGCGGCCAGCAGGCCCTCGCCGACGCCAACGCCTACATCGACGGCATCAACGCCTACATCGACGCCTCCGACAGCGGCCGCTACTTCCCCGGTGAGTACGTCCTGACCGGCCACAAGGACTCCATCACCAACGCCGGCACCATCGACCACTTCAAGATCACCGACCTGGTCGCGCTGGCCTCCGTCATCGGCTCGCTCTTCGGCTCCGGAGGTGGCGGCGAGGTCAACAACGCCCTCTCGCTGCTGGCCGCCCAGTCCAAGTACGGCGTGACCGAGGGCACGAAGGTCTGGGAGTCCTTCCGCGAGCGGAACGACCCCGAGGCGGTGCTCACCGTCCACAACGGCGAGAGCTTCCCGTACGCCTCGAAGCCCGACACCGCGCAGGGCGAGGCCCTGCCGGACGCCGGCTCGGTGGCCCAGGAGCCGCTGGTCTACGACCGCACCGGCAGCGCGGCCACCGCCACCGCCACCAGCGCCTCGGCGACGGCGGCCGCCACCACCCTCACCTCCGCGAAGCGCGGGATGTCCAACGCCCTCGTGGTGAGCGGGAAGTACACCGCCAGCGGCCACCCCATCGCCGTCTTCGGGCCGCAGACCGGCTACTTCGCGCCACAGCTCCTCATGCTCCAGGAGATCCAGGGGCCGGGCCTCAGCGCGCGCGGCGCCTCCTTCGCGGGCCTGAGCATGTACGTCGAACTCGGCCGCGGCCAGGACTACTCCTGGAGCGCGACGACCTCCGGCCAGGACATCATCGACACCTACGCCGTCGAGCTGTGCCAGGACGACTACCACTACCTGTACCACGGCACCTGCACCGCCATGGACAAGGTCGAGCGGACCAACTCCTGGAAGCCCACCACGGCCGACGGCACCGCGGCGGGCTCGTACCGCATGCAGGTCTACCGGACCAAGTACGGTCCCGTGGAGTACCGCGCGACGGTCGGCGGCAAGAAGGTCGCCTACACGACCCTGCGCTCCTCCTACATGCACGAGGCCGACTCGATCATCGGCTTCCAGATGCTCAACGACCCGGACTACGTGAAGAGCCCGGGGACGTTCCAGAGCGCGGTGCAGCACATCAACTACACCTTCAACTGGTTCTACGCCGACTCCTCGCACACCGCGTACTACAACAGCGGTGACAACCCGGTGCGGGCGACCGGCGTCGACGCCGAGTTCCCGGTCTGGGCGCAGGCCGCGTACGAGTGGCAGAACTGGAACCCGACGACGAACACCGCCTCGTACACCCCGCCGTCCGCGCACCCCAACTCCATCGACCAGGACTACTACATCTCCTGGAACAACAAGCAGGCCAAGGACTACACCACGGCCCCCTGGGGCGACGGTTCCGTGCACCGCGGGAACCTCCTGGAGGACCGGGTGAAGAAGCTGGTCGCCGCGGGCGGGGTGACCAGGTCCTCGCTCACCAAGGCGATGGCCGACGCCGCGCTGGCCGATCTGCGGGCCGAGGACGTGCTGCCGAAGCTGCTGAAGGTCATCAACAGTTCGACGGTCACGGACACCACGGCCGCGGCGGCGGTGACCAAGCTGTCCGACTGGGTGACGGCCGGCGCCAAGCGCAAGGAGACCTCGGCCGGTTCGAAGGTCTACGCCAACGCCGACGCCATCCGCATCCTGGACGCCTGGTGGCCGCTGCTGGTGAAGGCCGAGTTCCAACCCGGTCTCGGCACCGACCTGTACACGGCCTTCTCCAACAACCTGCCCATCGACGAGTCCCCGTCGGCCGCGCACGGCCCGACCGGCGCGCACGCCGGAAGCTCCTTCCAGTACGGCTGGTGGAGCTATGTCGACAAGGACATCCGGGCGGTCCTCGGTGAGTCGGTGCAGGGCGGACTGTCGCAGAAGTACTGCGGCGGTGGCAGCCTCAGCGCCTGCCGGGACGCCCTGATCAGCACACTCAAGACGGCGGCGGGCCTGACGGCCGCCCAGGTCTACCCGGGCGACGACCAGTGCTCGGCGGGCGACCAGTGGTGTGCCGACTCGATCGTCCAGCGGACGCTCGGCGGTATCAAGCACGGCAAGATCACCTGGCAGAACCGGCCGACCTACCAGCAGGTGGTGGAGTACACGTCGCACCGGTGA
- a CDS encoding RNA ligase (ATP) — protein MSTLRVTAEVLTVHEHPNADALELAQVGLYRAVVAKGAYRTGESAVYIPEQSVLPITLIEELGLTGRLAGPGSDHVKAVRLRGELSQGIVCRPKALADVDLARAAADDTDFAEALGIVKWVPPIPPTMNGDVESAPDLLPWVDIENIQRYPDIFAPGENVVLTEKLHGSACLLTYLADQDRAYVSSKGFGAKSLALKEDSRNLYWRAVHAHGVAAAAARLAERLGARRVGIFGEVYGAGVQDLSYGADGRRESLGYAVFDVSAEIAGEVHWLDAAALLDGELPLVPRLYEGPYDIGRVLEVASGRETVSGRALHLREGVVIRPAVERYSPVAGGRAIAKAVSPAYLTRKGGTEYE, from the coding sequence ATGTCGACGCTGCGCGTCACCGCCGAAGTGCTGACCGTCCACGAGCATCCGAACGCTGACGCGCTCGAACTGGCCCAGGTGGGGCTGTACCGAGCCGTCGTCGCCAAGGGCGCCTACCGCACCGGCGAGAGTGCCGTCTACATCCCCGAGCAGTCCGTGCTGCCCATCACGCTCATCGAGGAGCTGGGCCTGACCGGACGCCTCGCGGGCCCCGGCTCGGACCACGTCAAGGCCGTACGCCTGCGCGGTGAGCTGTCGCAGGGCATCGTCTGCCGCCCGAAGGCGCTGGCCGACGTCGACCTGGCGCGGGCCGCCGCGGACGACACCGACTTCGCCGAGGCGCTCGGCATCGTCAAGTGGGTGCCGCCGATCCCGCCCACCATGAACGGCGACGTCGAGTCCGCGCCCGATCTGCTGCCCTGGGTCGACATCGAGAACATCCAGCGGTACCCGGACATCTTCGCGCCGGGCGAGAACGTCGTCCTGACGGAGAAGCTGCACGGCTCGGCCTGCCTACTGACCTACCTCGCCGACCAGGACCGCGCGTACGTCTCCTCCAAGGGTTTCGGCGCCAAGTCCCTCGCCCTCAAGGAGGATTCCCGCAATCTGTACTGGCGTGCCGTCCACGCGCACGGCGTCGCGGCGGCCGCGGCCCGGCTCGCCGAACGGCTCGGCGCCCGCCGGGTCGGCATCTTCGGCGAGGTGTACGGGGCGGGCGTGCAGGACCTGTCGTACGGCGCCGACGGCCGCCGCGAGTCCCTCGGCTACGCCGTGTTCGACGTGTCCGCCGAGATCGCCGGCGAGGTCCACTGGCTGGACGCGGCCGCGCTCCTCGACGGCGAACTGCCGCTGGTGCCACGGCTGTACGAGGGCCCGTACGACATCGGCCGCGTCCTGGAGGTCGCCTCGGGCCGGGAGACCGTGTCCGGGCGCGCCCTGCATCTGCGGGAGGGCGTCGTGATACGCCCTGCCGTCGAGCGCTACAGCCCGGTGGCCGGCGGCCGGGCCATCGCGAAGGCGGTCAGCCCGGCGTATCTGACGCGCAAGGGCGGCACGGAGTACGAGTGA
- the soxR gene encoding redox-sensitive transcriptional activator SoxR, protein MPQIPEKIHELTVGQLSARSGAAVSALHFYESKGLISSRRTTGNQRRYHRDALRRVAFVRAAQRVGIPLATIREALAELPEERTPTREDWARLSEAWRSELDERIKQLSRLRDHLTDCIGCGCLSLENCVLSNPDDVFGERQAGSRLMVERVTARPKPQRSQGAQESQRAAEECC, encoded by the coding sequence GTGCCCCAGATCCCCGAGAAGATCCACGAGCTGACCGTCGGCCAGCTGTCGGCCCGCAGTGGCGCCGCCGTCTCCGCCCTGCACTTCTACGAGTCCAAGGGCCTGATCAGCAGCCGTCGCACCACCGGCAACCAGCGCCGCTACCACCGTGACGCGCTGCGTCGTGTCGCCTTCGTCCGGGCCGCCCAACGCGTCGGCATCCCCCTCGCCACCATCCGCGAGGCGCTCGCCGAACTCCCCGAGGAGCGCACCCCGACGCGCGAGGACTGGGCCCGGCTGTCGGAGGCCTGGCGTTCCGAACTCGACGAGCGGATCAAGCAGTTGAGCCGACTCCGGGATCACCTGACCGACTGCATCGGGTGCGGTTGTCTGTCCCTGGAGAACTGCGTGCTGTCCAACCCGGACGACGTCTTCGGCGAGCGCCAGGCGGGCTCCCGGCTCATGGTGGAGCGCGTCACCGCGCGGCCGAAGCCGCAGCGGTCACAAGGGGCGCAGGAGTCGCAGCGCGCGGCCGAGGAGTGCTGCTGA
- a CDS encoding MaoC family dehydratase produces the protein MAEPRTFATVDELRAAVGEQLGYSDWVEIEQKRIDLFAEATGDHQWIHIDPEKAATGPFGTTIAHGYLTLSLLPLFGPQLIKVEGVKMGVNYGTNKVRFPAPVPVGSRLRATAQITGVEDVTGGVQVSVAFTVEREGGDKPVCVAESVSRYYL, from the coding sequence ATGGCAGAGCCGAGGACGTTCGCGACGGTCGACGAACTGCGGGCCGCGGTGGGCGAACAGCTGGGGTACAGCGACTGGGTCGAGATCGAGCAGAAGCGGATCGACCTCTTCGCGGAGGCGACCGGCGACCACCAGTGGATCCACATCGACCCCGAGAAGGCCGCGACCGGCCCCTTCGGCACGACGATCGCGCACGGTTACCTCACCCTGTCGCTGCTCCCGCTCTTCGGCCCGCAGCTGATCAAGGTCGAAGGCGTGAAGATGGGCGTCAACTACGGGACGAACAAGGTCCGTTTCCCCGCCCCCGTACCGGTCGGCTCACGGCTGCGCGCCACCGCGCAGATCACCGGCGTCGAGGACGTGACCGGCGGTGTCCAGGTCTCCGTGGCCTTCACCGTGGAGCGCGAGGGCGGCGACAAGCCGGTGTGCGTGGCCGAGTCGGTGTCGCGCTACTACCTCTGA
- a CDS encoding TetR/AcrR family transcriptional regulator, with product MSTAEETAGGEMQPWAEVTPDAARRLLVAAVEAFAERGYHATTTRDIAGRAGMSPAALYIHYKTKEELLHRISRIGHDKALDIVRSAAQGGGGAAERLTDAVRSFVRWHAGQHTTARVVQYELEALGPEARAEIVALRRQTDAAVRGIIADGVAAGDFDVPDVPGTTLAVLSLCIDVARWFNVDGPRTPDEVGALYADLVLRMVGAKK from the coding sequence ATGAGTACGGCGGAGGAGACGGCCGGCGGCGAGATGCAGCCGTGGGCCGAGGTCACCCCGGACGCGGCCCGGCGGCTGCTCGTCGCCGCCGTGGAGGCCTTCGCCGAGCGCGGGTACCACGCGACGACGACCCGGGACATCGCGGGCCGCGCGGGCATGAGCCCCGCCGCGCTGTACATCCACTACAAGACCAAGGAAGAGCTGCTCCACCGCATCAGCCGGATCGGGCACGACAAGGCGCTCGACATCGTGCGCAGCGCGGCGCAGGGCGGCGGCGGCGCCGCCGAGCGGCTCACCGACGCCGTGCGGTCCTTCGTACGGTGGCACGCCGGGCAGCACACCACCGCGCGGGTCGTGCAGTACGAGCTGGAAGCCCTCGGGCCCGAGGCGCGGGCGGAGATCGTCGCGCTGCGACGGCAGACCGACGCGGCCGTGCGCGGCATCATCGCCGACGGCGTGGCGGCGGGCGACTTCGACGTGCCGGACGTGCCGGGCACCACGCTCGCCGTGCTCTCCCTCTGCATCGACGTGGCCCGCTGGTTCAACGTCGACGGGCCCCGTACGCCCGACGAGGTCGGCGCGCTCTACGCCGACCTCGTGCTGCGTATGGTCGGGGCCAAGAAGTAG
- a CDS encoding YiaA/YiaB family inner membrane protein yields MSETPVKHQNTAAFYGQAVASFSVAMVATAVGIYKLHADAWVRAFLAIAVLYLVTSSFTLAKVIRDRQDAGAERAR; encoded by the coding sequence ATGAGTGAGACACCCGTCAAGCATCAGAACACGGCGGCCTTCTACGGGCAGGCCGTGGCCTCCTTCTCCGTCGCCATGGTGGCGACCGCCGTCGGTATCTACAAGCTGCACGCCGACGCCTGGGTGCGAGCCTTTCTGGCCATCGCCGTCCTCTATCTGGTGACGTCGTCCTTCACGCTGGCCAAGGTGATCCGGGACCGTCAGGACGCGGGCGCTGAGCGGGCACGCTAA
- a CDS encoding acyl-CoA dehydrogenase family protein: MNLELSEEQTAVRQLAKDFVDREIAPHVVEWDRAEEVDRSLVKKLGEVGFLGLTVDEEYGGSGGDHLAYCLVTEELGRGDSSVRGIVSVSLGLVAKTIAYWGSEEQKRQWLPGLTSGAYVGCFGLTEPGTGSDAGNLTTKAVRDGDDYVINGTKMFITNGTWADVVLLFARSTDAPGHKGVSAFLVPTDTPGLSRRTIHGKLGLRGQATAELVLEDVRVPASAMLAPEGKGFSVAMSALAKGRMSVAAGCVGIAQAALDVAVRYATEREQFGKTIAHHQLVQELISDIAVDVDAARLLTWRVADLVDRGLPFATESSKAKLFASEAAVRAANNALQVFGGYGYIDEYPAGKLLRDARVMTLYEGTSQIQKLVIGRALTGVSAF, encoded by the coding sequence ATGAACCTGGAGCTCAGCGAGGAGCAGACCGCCGTCCGGCAACTCGCCAAGGACTTCGTGGACCGCGAGATCGCCCCTCATGTCGTCGAGTGGGACCGCGCGGAGGAGGTCGACCGCTCGCTCGTGAAGAAGCTCGGCGAGGTCGGCTTCCTCGGGCTCACCGTCGACGAGGAGTACGGCGGCAGCGGCGGCGACCACCTCGCGTACTGCCTCGTGACGGAGGAACTGGGCCGCGGTGACTCCTCCGTACGCGGCATCGTCTCCGTCTCGCTCGGTCTGGTCGCCAAGACGATCGCGTACTGGGGGAGCGAGGAGCAGAAGCGGCAGTGGCTGCCGGGGCTGACCTCCGGCGCGTACGTGGGCTGCTTCGGCCTCACCGAACCCGGCACCGGATCGGACGCGGGCAACCTGACGACGAAGGCCGTACGCGACGGCGACGACTACGTCATCAACGGCACCAAGATGTTCATCACCAACGGGACCTGGGCCGACGTCGTCCTGCTCTTCGCCCGCTCCACCGACGCGCCCGGCCACAAGGGCGTCTCCGCCTTCCTCGTGCCGACCGACACCCCCGGCCTGAGCCGCCGCACCATCCACGGCAAGCTCGGCCTGCGCGGCCAGGCCACCGCCGAACTCGTCCTGGAAGACGTACGCGTACCCGCGAGCGCCATGCTGGCGCCCGAGGGCAAGGGGTTCTCCGTGGCCATGTCCGCCCTGGCCAAGGGGCGGATGTCGGTCGCCGCCGGGTGCGTCGGCATCGCCCAGGCGGCCCTGGACGTCGCCGTGCGGTACGCGACCGAGCGGGAGCAGTTCGGGAAGACCATCGCGCACCACCAGCTCGTCCAGGAACTGATCAGCGACATCGCCGTCGACGTGGACGCGGCACGGCTGCTGACCTGGCGGGTCGCCGATCTCGTCGACCGCGGACTGCCCTTCGCCACGGAGTCGTCGAAGGCCAAGCTCTTCGCCTCCGAGGCCGCCGTGCGCGCCGCGAACAACGCACTCCAGGTCTTCGGCGGCTACGGCTACATCGACGAGTACCCGGCGGGCAAGCTGCTGCGCGACGCCCGCGTGATGACCCTCTACGAAGGCACCAGTCAGATACAGAAGCTGGTCATCGGGCGTGCGCTGACCGGGGTTTCCGCCTTCTGA
- a CDS encoding TetR/AcrR family transcriptional regulator has protein sequence MARPRKPLLSTDRIVDTARALVDAEGLAAVSTRRLAAELGVSGPSLYNHFRTKDQILEAVADSVSAQVDLSMFEDGREWRTALHDWAVSYRAALRDHPNIVPVLARGPGRRPAGLRLADAVFGAMVDAGWPPAQATSIGALMRYFIMGSALGSFAGGFVDDESAYDPADYPHLGQAHLLAEQQEKVDERAFEVGLGALLDGLTEQFARVTADG, from the coding sequence ATGGCCCGACCGCGCAAGCCCCTCCTGAGCACCGACCGGATCGTCGACACGGCACGGGCCCTGGTGGACGCGGAGGGTCTGGCCGCCGTCTCCACACGGCGGCTCGCCGCCGAACTGGGTGTGAGCGGGCCCTCCCTCTACAACCACTTCCGCACCAAGGACCAGATCCTGGAAGCGGTCGCGGACTCCGTGAGCGCGCAGGTCGACCTGTCGATGTTCGAGGACGGGCGGGAGTGGCGTACCGCCCTGCACGACTGGGCCGTGTCCTACCGGGCGGCGCTGCGCGACCACCCGAACATCGTCCCGGTCCTCGCCCGCGGTCCCGGGCGCCGACCCGCCGGACTGCGCCTCGCGGACGCCGTCTTCGGCGCGATGGTCGACGCCGGCTGGCCACCGGCCCAGGCCACGTCGATCGGCGCCCTGATGCGCTACTTCATCATGGGCTCCGCCCTCGGGTCCTTCGCCGGAGGCTTCGTCGACGACGAGAGCGCGTACGACCCCGCCGACTATCCCCACCTCGGGCAGGCCCACCTGCTCGCCGAGCAGCAGGAGAAGGTGGACGAGCGAGCCTTCGAGGTGGGGCTCGGGGCATTGCTGGACGGACTGACGGAGCAGTTCGCAAGGGTGACGGCCGACGGCTGA